From the Mycobacteriales bacterium genome, the window GGCAAGGCGCTGTTCACGACCGCCGACAACTACGTCGTCCGCATCCACAAGCCGCTCGAGGACCCGCTGCGGCAGATGGTCGTCGCGTCCGCGGTCACCGTCGACACGGTGCTCAAGCAGAACGAACGGTAGTCGAGCGCCGGTGCGCCACCGCGTGGTCGGCTTTGACCTGGACATGACGTTGATCGACCCGCGCGCGGGCGTCGTCGCGACGATGGCGGCGCTGTCCGCGGAGACCGGCGTCCGCGTCGACGGCCCGCTCGTGGCGAGCCGGCTCGGCCCGCCGCTGGAACGCGAGCTGGCCCACTGGTTTCGGGCCGAGGACGTGCCGGCGGCGGCGGACGCGTACCGGCGGCTCTACCCGGCGCACGCCGTCGCGCTCACGACCGCGCTCCCCGGCGCGGCCGACGCGGTCCGCGCGGTGCGCGAGCGCGGCGGGCAGGTGGTGGTCGTGACGGCGAAGCAGGACGTGCTCGCCACCGCGTCGCTCGCGCACGTCGGCATCGAGGTGGACCTGGTCGTCGGCTGGCGGCACGGCGCCGCGAAGGGGGAGACGCTGCGCGAGCACGGCGCCAGCATCTACGTCGGCGACCACGTCGCGGACGTCGACGGTGCCCGCGCGGCCGGCGCCGTGTCGGTCGCGGTCGCGTCCGGCCCGTGCAGCGCGGAGGAGCTGCGCGCGTACGGCGCGGACGTCGTGCTCGACGACCTCACGGCGTTCGGCGCGTGGTGGAGGATGGCGGGGTGACCCTGGACGAGCGGCTCGCCGCGCTGGACGCCTCGCTGCGCTCCTACGGCGCCGTCGTGGTGGCGTTCAGCGGCGGCGCGGACTCGGCGTTCGTCGTCGCGGCCGCCGCCCGCGCGCTCGGCCCGGCCGCCGTCGTCGCGGCCACCGCCGTCTCGCCGAGCCTGCCCGGGCACGAGCTGGATGCGGCGGCGGCGTTCGCGGCGTCGCTCGGCGTCCGGCACGTCACCCCCGCCACCGACGAGCTGAGCCGCGACGGCTACCGCGCCAACGCCGGCGACCGCTGCTTCTTCTGCAAGGCCGAGCTGCTCGACACGCTCCGCCCGCTCGCCGACGGCCTCGGCATCGCCACGATCGCCACCGGCACCAACGCCGACGACGCGGTCGCCGGCTTCCGCCCCGGCATCCGCGCGGCGGCCGAGCGCGGGGCGGTGACACCGTTGCGGGACAACGGCTTCACCAAGGCCGACGTGCGCGCCGCGTCGCGGGCGTGGGGGCTGCCGACGTGGGACAAGCCGGCGGCGGCCTGCCTGGCCAGCCGGGTGGCGTTCGGCATCGAGATCACCCCGTCCCGCCTGGCCCGGGTCGAACGTGCCGAGGCCGCCGCGCGCGCGCACCTCGCCGCGCGCGGCGTGCCGGTGCGCGACCTGCGGGTCCGCGACCTCGGCGCGCGGGCGCGGCTGGAGGTCGACGGCGACCTGGTCGGCGCGGCCGTCGCGAGCGGGGTGGCCGAGGCGGTCGGCGCGGCGGGCTTCGGCGGCGTCGACGTCGAGGCGTTCCGCTCCGGCTCGATGAACGAGCTGCTGCCCGACCCGGAGCGGTGGCGGTGAGCGGCGCCCACTGGCACCTCGCGTACCCGGAGGAGCTGCTCAGCGAGCCGGTGCTGTGGGAGCTGGCGCAGCGGTTCGGGCTGCGCACCAACGT encodes:
- a CDS encoding HAD hydrolase-like protein, which translates into the protein MRHRVVGFDLDMTLIDPRAGVVATMAALSAETGVRVDGPLVASRLGPPLERELAHWFRAEDVPAAADAYRRLYPAHAVALTTALPGAADAVRAVRERGGQVVVVTAKQDVLATASLAHVGIEVDLVVGWRHGAAKGETLREHGASIYVGDHVADVDGARAAGAVSVAVASGPCSAEELRAYGADVVLDDLTAFGAWWRMAG
- the larE gene encoding ATP-dependent sacrificial sulfur transferase LarE, which translates into the protein MTLDERLAALDASLRSYGAVVVAFSGGADSAFVVAAAARALGPAAVVAATAVSPSLPGHELDAAAAFAASLGVRHVTPATDELSRDGYRANAGDRCFFCKAELLDTLRPLADGLGIATIATGTNADDAVAGFRPGIRAAAERGAVTPLRDNGFTKADVRAASRAWGLPTWDKPAAACLASRVAFGIEITPSRLARVERAEAAARAHLAARGVPVRDLRVRDLGARARLEVDGDLVGAAVASGVAEAVGAAGFGGVDVEAFRSGSMNELLPDPERWR